The Clostridium chauvoei genome has a window encoding:
- a CDS encoding hotdog fold domain-containing protein, protein MSFVKPEKNYETKIRYRMSSRDVYYGGGIVNGARSITILGDVAEKLMCEVYGNFGKCMELEHVRLHAPVYAGDYIEFIGRVVEVDGDVAKIECRSYKIAAIPKEPEFESSIEIYEDPTLSASFVGYFKSR, encoded by the coding sequence ATGAGTTTTGTAAAACCAGAAAAGAACTATGAAACAAAAATTCGTTATAGAATGTCTTCAAGAGATGTTTATTATGGAGGAGGAATTGTAAATGGAGCACGTTCAATTACAATCTTAGGTGATGTAGCGGAAAAACTTATGTGTGAAGTTTATGGAAACTTTGGAAAGTGTATGGAGTTAGAACATGTTAGATTACATGCACCAGTATATGCAGGCGATTATATAGAATTTATAGGTAGAGTTGTAGAAGTTGATGGGGATGTAGCTAAAATAGAATGTAGATCCTATAAGATTGCAGCTATTCCAAAAGAACCAGAATTTGAAAGCTCAATAGAAATTTATGAAGATCCAACTTTATCAGCATCATTTGTAGGATATTTTAAATCAAGATAA